The segment AGAAAACTAGCTTTCCATTATCTACAAGATTTGCAAAAGGAGTTTGAGAAGTTTGATAATAGACTCGTAGAGAAAATCACCAGACCATACAGCTTTGTGAAGTTTGGTAATTTCTATTTACTACAACAAGTTGATATTGATGTGTAGCACTCGAATTATAGAACAAGGAGAACATGATatattttatacactaattCCCACGCCGGATATTTATAATCTTCTGTGTTTTATGCtcttatcaatattttttttctggaAACTATATTGCTGAAATTTAATTCTCAGATAGCATTATTGGGAATATCAGAAGACAATACATAGATACAAGAACGCAGGCCAACCTATCAAAGCTTAATGCTAATAGGAAACAAGATGTAGATATTGTTACTAAACATATATCTGAAATTTTAGAACGAAGGCAAAATGCTGGTGAAGttcatgttcttttttttttcacatcaaTTTGTTAATAATGAATAAACACATAAATCATGTATTATTCTTCTTCTCTTGGCAGAAATATCGGATCGAATATTTGTGACACCTCAAACTGTGTCCTCAATATGGAGCTCCCCACGCCTGGAGGCATGCAAAATTTTTCTACTCTTTTCTATCATATTCTCATTTCTCATCACCACCCAAATAAAGCATagttttaattaagtttttgtaatattttcaatttatttttcttcacagGTAATTGCCCTGAAGTGGACGCCTATCACAACAATTGTCGTAGTTGCTGTTGTTCTTTTATGGGCTAGCTTAGTACTCACAGACCACATCATAATTTCGTGAAATGTATGAGTTTGCGCAAGTCATGATTTAGTCCTTTTCTAGTTCCgcacaaatataaatttgaaagatGTAACTTTGTTCTAGTCATTGTAATTAGAATAATCCGATTGGCCTAATGATCAATCAAGCATATGGACACATTATTATGTAATCAATTGCCTAATGAGGGGAGGGTGTATATAGTTCACAAACCCTTCAATTCttattcatttttatgtttgaCGGTGTATTAGTAAGCCCCAGCTGGATGAGGCAGGTAAAGCTAGGCTCTTTTGTTTACAACCCTATGCTTTGTAGAACGACAATGGTGCTGGTATAAAATGTTCTATGATTTGAATTCTTTGTAAAGTCAATGGAACCAGAACCttttttagatgaaaattttatctattaAAGTCATGTTGCTATATAATATAGAAGATACAGCTGGCCCAACAATTAagtttaaaaaacattatcataAACCCAATACAGATGTTGAATAAAGAATGGGGAACTGTAAGATTCTCACACGTTGATCTTATTTAGTTTTGTTATGTGATTTTGATAGTTTTGGGATGCATACAGAAGCAATTAGCAATCAAAGAAGAATGGCTTCAAATGGTTCCCAAAATGAATGACCAATCATCCATTTGGCATAATCTACCACAACATGCCATTTTATGTGGAGAGCTTTTGTCTTGCCAATCATATACACATACAAGTTATTcatcaaaagaaatatatatatatacacatataagtTAGTCTTGAAACAGATTCTTGATTTTTAGTCGCAAGCACTCTAAGAATGGTTAAGGTCATTGTAAAAGCAACCTAATTTGTAGCAAATGCCTCCCTTCCTAACCTTCAAATGTAACttttaacttcttttaaaaatatcacCACGGTTGCACTTTACAAAGGTATATGTATGATAACAAGTTTGATGGGATAAGTAATTGACAAATACAATCTGTTAGTCATTTGAAGTCAAAATTCCTTGGATTTAATTTCGGATCCAAGAACAAGCTTTCAGGTAACTATTGTGTGAATGATAAGCAATTAGACACATAATAGAAGAGAATCCCCACATCAAGGACCACTTTTACACTTTCTGAATCATATTAATTCAGGAGTCCAAGCAACACAAGAAGATCACAAATTGCAAGGCACTGTATttgaaacaaatgaataagggtGTCCCCAAAAGCAACTACATGGAAGAATAACCACTAATTAAACTTATCTggtttttaattgttaaatattagcaacgcgatgtgttatatcatgttgtgtatgctagagtggatgcggaagatAAAGCCTAGAAGAGGAACattgagaacacgagggttacgtggttcagccttacggcctacatccacggaggaatcccttaagggctacatctttattgtatgagagtgtagtacaataacctcctgtgttacaatgaaccctaacatgagtatatataggtgactaaaccctagactaatagacttctagtacaagtaggagacttgacttgcacacaaagtagaattagggttgggcctattacattgggctaatatgaataatatatatctctaacaccctccctcaaactcaaggcggaagcttgatgaagacttgaggttggataagcatgagaagatcacttggagatgcctTGAAGAATGCCTTCGAAGAGACCACAATGAAAAATGTGCCAATTGTCCAATTTCGaagcttcaaatgaagaaacagaggccaaaattggaatctacgcgaaaaactgagcaagataagcccttttgaaaattttgacttttggtcaaaagtcaacgcaaaaagtcaaagtcaactggtccaggtcaaagtcaacagtcaaagtgctcatgggtcagatccgggtggtccgggtcgggtcggtccgggtcaacGGTCAGCGAGGTGACGTGGTGCTGACGGGAcgacactgctgacgtggctgatgacgtgtcgctgacgtggctgatgacgtgtcgttcacgtggctgatgacgtgtcACTGACGTgtactagggctgacgtggcgtGCTTGCGTGGCTGCTGACGTGGATTAGGGCTGACGTGTCTGATGACGTCATCAGGTGACAGCAGCTTCAGTTTCGGCGCGTGGCTGTTTATCGGCGCGTGTTCTATTCTACCGGCGCGTGTCTGGAAATTCCgacggcgcgtggaggcgcgtgcaAGGGAGATTGATGCTCGGACTTCGGTGGTTTGGTAGATCGGCGAGCTACGAGGCCGTCATGGCGGCGCGTGTAACCGTCGGAGAATCTTACCCTGTGAAATCGGCGGCGGCGCGTGGAGAAGTCGCTAGAAACTGCGCtagcgcgtggtggcgcgtgcaGCATCGTATGACCACCAGATTCTCAGGCCAAGTAGATCGGTGGACGAGAAGGCCGTCTTGGCGGCGCGTGTGACTCAGATCTAGCCTGGGCGTCGAGAATCTGCGGCGGCGCGTGGGAATTTTCCGGAGGCTTCtgcggcgcgtggaggcgcgtggcaAGGATTTGGGTGAccggatttctgggttttggtcgcGAGAGATCTTGGAACACGTCTGTGGTGTTGGTTTCGTCAGGCGAGGCTTGGATTTGCGCAGATCTGATAAGTTGAGTCACGGTTTGCTTGAGTCTGTGGATCTTGGACACAGCACTGCGCCACGGTGGCTGCGagatgccgtggagtctagatccagcaGAGAAGCATGCTCTGACTTCTGTTGGCGATGTGCACATGAGAATCTTCTTTGTTTGctagagatgtttgtttgatgccaagaacggagtttggctctgataccatgttaaatattagcaacgcgatgtgttatatcatgttgtgtatgctagagtggatgcggaagatAAAGCCTAGAAGAGGAACattgagaacacgagggttacgtggttcagccttacggcctacatccacggaggaatcccttaagggctacatctttattgtatgagagtgtagtacaataacctcctgtgttacaatgaaccctaacatgagtatatataggtgactaaaccctagactaatagacttctagtacaagtaggagacttgacttgcacacaaagtagaattagggttgggcctattacattgggctaatatgaataatatatatctctaacattaatGACCTATTTTATGGTCAAAGAAGCTATTAATTTCAGATAAATTGTGTAGTGGCCCTTTATTAGTATCAATATTATTACAATAAGAGTAATTAGAAGTTATTCTTCCTCAGTCGCCCAGAAAGTTGCCCTTAGTGCTCAGATATACATTACACCGTTATTCATGTTGAAATCACTACATGCATCACCCCCAGAGATGAAATCAACAAACCCATTTCCTGAAATCTGATCCTCAAACTTATATTGTAAATTGAACGTCTCAGTAGTGGCTGAGCCATGGCTTAGCCCATTGTGAAATTCACCACTATATGTTCCTTCATTGGATGAAAAAACTTGCATGGGAGAGTATTGGAAGtttgaattttgagaaaatGCATCTCTAGCAATTAGTCCCTCAGCAGAATTTGCAAAGCTCTCACCTTGAACATGATCTAAGGAAAGCCACTCGGCAAATAAAAGCTTTGGTAAGGGGCTACAGTTAGCCTCTTTAGGTGACTGATAAGcatttgttgttgatttttccATGTGTTCAAGTGAATTACAAATATTTGGAATTCCAGTTCTGGGATTTTTGGGAGAGTTTGAAGAATCCACAGTATCTGAGCTTGAACTAGTATACTGTGTTTTGGTATGAGCTTCCATTTCTTCAGCTCTGGccactttcttcttcaaataAGAATGCCAGTAGTTCTTAATCTCATTATCTGTTCTTCCAGGCAAATGCTGTGCTATCTGAGACCACCTGCTCAATGACAAACGGTATTACCTTTATCATTGttgtttataacaaaaaatagttCTTGTATactactatatatttttaattaccGGGTTacctataaaacaaaaatgtacTATGATATGCCTAAAGGCTAAAATAAGTTAATCATAGAGCTAGGTCAAATAAAGactcgtaaaaaaaaaaaaaaaaaaaaaaaagagagagagagagagagatttaatcCCTCATATAATCTCCTTAATTCAAGTCATCCCAAAGAACAAGATTACTTGATTGACAAGTAAGAGCTTCGATTGGAGGA is part of the Quercus robur chromosome 9, dhQueRobu3.1, whole genome shotgun sequence genome and harbors:
- the LOC126699058 gene encoding 25.3 kDa vesicle transport protein, coding for MVKLTIVGRVSDGLPLAQGPRYTIEENNNFLFYKQQAEFILKEISKGALAHSKMTIHIDHHCFNHLVDNGIIFITLCDSSYPRKLAFHYLQDLQKEFEKFDNRLVEKITRPYSFVKFDSIIGNIRRQYIDTRTQANLSKLNANRKQDVDIVTKHISEILERRQNAEISDRIFVTPQTVSSIWSSPRLEVIALKWTPITTIVVVAVVLLWASLVLTDHIIIS
- the LOC126699837 gene encoding transcription factor LAF1-like is translated as MGCKSSDKPKPKHRKGLWSPEEDQRLRNYVLKHGHGCWSSVPINAGLQRNGKSCRLRWINYLRPGLKRGMFSKQEEETILTLHHMLGNKWSQIAQHLPGRTDNEIKNYWHSYLKKKVARAEEMEAHTKTQYTSSSSDTVDSSNSPKNPRTGIPNICNSLEHMEKSTTNAYQSPKEANCSPLPKLLFAEWLSLDHVQGESFANSAEGLIARDAFSQNSNFQYSPMQVFSSNEGTYSGEFHNGLSHGSATTETFNLQYKFEDQISGNGFVDFISGGDACSDFNMNNGVMYI